The following are from one region of the Rosettibacter firmus genome:
- a CDS encoding DNA alkylation repair protein: MTVEEIIKELKKHKNKNNLAGMARFGINVEKAFGISIPFLRALAKKIGKNHNLALQLWETKYHEARILASMIDEPELVSKLQMDKWAKEFNSWDLCDQVCMNLFSKSPFAKEKIFKWSNSKKEFVKRAAFTLIACLAHDKNMNNKEFIKFFTLIKKQALDERNYVKKAVNWALRQIGKRNEYLKNKALQLSEEILKMDSSAKWIARDAIRELKKII; encoded by the coding sequence ATGACAGTAGAAGAAATAATAAAAGAACTTAAGAAACATAAAAACAAAAATAATCTTGCAGGGATGGCTCGTTTCGGAATTAATGTTGAAAAAGCTTTTGGAATATCAATTCCTTTTCTGAGAGCACTTGCAAAGAAAATTGGTAAAAATCATAATCTCGCACTACAACTCTGGGAAACAAAATATCACGAAGCAAGAATTTTAGCTTCGATGATTGATGAACCAGAATTAGTTTCAAAATTGCAAATGGATAAATGGGCAAAAGAATTTAATTCATGGGATTTATGTGACCAGGTATGTATGAATCTTTTTAGTAAAAGTCCTTTTGCTAAAGAAAAAATATTTAAGTGGTCAAATAGCAAAAAAGAATTTGTAAAGAGAGCAGCTTTTACATTGATTGCCTGTCTTGCACATGATAAGAATATGAATAACAAAGAGTTTATTAAATTTTTCACATTAATAAAAAAGCAAGCTCTTGATGAACGTAACTATGTAAAAAAAGCAGTTAACTGGGCATTAAGGCAGATTGGTAAGAGAAACGAGTATCTAAAAAACAAAGCTTTACAATTATCAGAAGAAATTTTGAAAATGGATTCTAGTGCTAAATGGATAGCTCGCGATGCTATTAGAGAATTGAAAAAAATAATTTAA